In a single window of the Papaver somniferum cultivar HN1 chromosome 8, ASM357369v1, whole genome shotgun sequence genome:
- the LOC113304035 gene encoding auxin-responsive protein IAA21-like yields MSTPLEHDYIGLSSSSPCLEDKKKNNVMNMKETELRLGLPGSESPERNNNEEKSKLYPLELLKGFGGKRGFSEAIDGSSKWGGFGNGSDVDLVKRESGGLFSPRNGGGKTLGVVDNNNNNNHTSTTQQQCGGGGSSSAAAKTEAVPCTSKPVQDKKPQLDHAPPSKAQVVGWPPIRSFRKNTMATNPTKNNDDAEGKSGSGCLYVKVSMDGAPYLRKVDLRMYSNYVDLSSALEKMFSCFTIGQCSSNGVQGRDGLTESGLRDLLHGSECVLTYEDKDGDWMLVGDVPWDMFTDSCKRLRIMKGSEAIGLAAPPRAMEKCKNKN; encoded by the exons ATGTCTACACCATTAGagcatgattacataggcttatcatcatcatcaccatgttTAGAAGATAAAAAGAAGAATAATGTTATGAATATGAAAGAAACTGAGTTGAGACTTGGTTTACCAGGTTCTGAATCACCAGAGAGAAACAATAATGAGGAGAAATCAAAGCTTTATCCACTTGAGTTATTGAAGGGGTTTGGTGGGAAAAGAGGGTTTTCTGAAGCTATTGATGGGTCTAGTAAATGGGGGGGTTTTGGTAATGGATCAGATGTTGatttggtgaagagagaaagtggtGGGTTGTTTTCTCCTAGAAATGGTGGTGGGAAAACTCTGGGTGTTgtggataataataataataataatcatacTAGTACTACTCAACAAcagtgtggtggtggtggttcttcatcagcagctgcAAAAACTGAGGCTGTTCCTTGTACATCTAAACCTGTTCAAGACAAAAAACCTCAACTTGATCATGCTCCTCCTTCtaa GGCACAAGTGGTTGGATGGCCACCAATTCGATCTTTCCGGAAGAACACAATGGCTACTAACCCAACAAAGAACAACGATGATGCCGAAGGGAAGTCAGGGTCAGGGTGTCTGTATGTTAAAGTTAGCATGGATGGTGCTCCATACTTGAGAAAAGTTGATCTTAGAATGTATTCCAATTACGTAGACCTCTCATCAGCTCTTGAGAAAATGTTTAGCTGTTTTACAATTG GGCAGTGCAGTTCTAATGGAGTACAAGGGCGAGATGGGTTAACTGAGAGTGGATTAAGGGATCTTCTTCATGGTTCTGAGTGTGTTCTTACTTATGAAGACAAGGACGGCGACTGGATGCTTGTTGGTGATGTGCCATGGGA TATGTTTACCGACTCTTGCAAAAGATTGAGGATCATGAAAGGCTCAGAAGCAATTGGCTTAG CGGCTCCTCCGAGGGCTATGGAGAAATGCAAGAACAAAAACTAG